Below is a window of Malus domestica chromosome 13, GDT2T_hap1 DNA.
TGCCTTTGCCTTTGTACAGGTAACATTATTTGTACTTGCTAGCAAGCTTGGAAACTACCATACATTATGAATAATTTTCATGGCCTGAGAGGTTATTCTTCGCCATCTAAGATGAAGACGATGAAGATGAGGAGGCGGAGGCAGGCGGTGGGAGGTCGTGGTGGAGGAGGCAGGTCGATGGTGCAAGTGAAGGTGAAGAAGCTGCAAATGTTGATTCCAGGAGGGAGAAGGTTGAAGGCGGACCGGCTTTTTCTTCAAACCGCGGATTATATACTTCAGCTGAGGTTGCAACTTAATGTTTTGCAAGCGCTTTCCAAGATTTACAAGCTATGAGAGTCTACTTGTGAATTTGTGATGCCATGCATTTCGACCTTAATTGGTTTTATTAAATTATGTATGATGGTAATTAAACGTTTGTTATTTCtcttaatatatattaattttcctCCATGCCTGTTTTATATATGTATGGTCTTGATCGAATGCCATTTGGTTCCATATATTGGTTTTTTAGGTAGGATATTTTCTAGATAATTATCGAATTTTGTTTCTTCTCTTCTATTGCTGGCCGCAGCTTGTAACATTTCTAGCtagggtttttctttttaagatCCTGAGACTTTATTCTAATTACCACGAACTGAAGATCCACCTCGCTTCGAATTTAACATAGATTTCCCTGCACGCAATGCTGCAGGTTTGAGGTTTAGGCcaattcaatcaaaatttgggaGATATATAAGTTTCTCATTAACGGAGGGAGTCTAGCTACCCCAGCTTATTTACTGCGTAATCTCTTGTATGCAACATACACTAGTAGAAAAATTGGCAAAGCCTGCAGATTTCAACATTTCAATATACACTGTGTCCTTTGTTGCCCAATAGCCATAGATATCATACATGTTAGAATATTCTGATTGTATTGCATCCTGAATAATACATCTGATACCACCAAAGAGGAACCCACAGATAATCTGCAGCGATTATTAAGAATACGCCATAGGTAATCTATGTCTGTGGCGAATAATGCTGAACTGTATCCGAGTTGAATTCCAGTAGATTGAAACCCCACGATTTTGGAATATTTGTTTTCATCCTTTTGGTAGCTCTCTTTCAAAAATAATATGGGAATCCCAAATCAACTTAATAATTTACATGCATGGAAGGCATAAATGATACTGCACTATCATTGCTGCTATGAAGAGTTTGAGCAATTTTTTGAGTGGAACTCGATGGGCGTTTTGAGCGCTTGGATAAGTGAAAATTTAGTGTTATATGtaagattttttatttactaAGATTTGGCTAACCTGGACAAGTTTGAGGCTAAATCACAACAAAAACGCAATGAAAAGACAGAGAGATGTTGAGGCTATTTTTTGTTCCCTAGACAACAAGTCACTTAGAAGAGTAAACGAACCCAGCGTTATATTTATGAATCTTATGAAAGAAACTTCTAAAGCAGTTGGGATGTTAGTGTCTTTATTTTGGTTGTAATATCCGCCACCACAATTCCTACATTAATTCCTAACTTGGCTTCCATAAGGtcaattattttttgggaacATCGGCTAAAATGATTGGAGATCAAATCTCAATTGTTgaactaattaaaattaaatatcgaCGACGTATTCATCGTATATCAACGAGCTAGTTGTTAAAGATTGATGACATAGTGAACAAATTTTGACGACATATTGAACTCTAATAATTTTCAGCAAGTAGGATGTGAAAAACGATCATTTGGCCAATTAATTCCCATTATTTTCTATTAACACAACATTCTTAATGAAAATTATAAGGAGGGGCTTCGAGCTTTGGATGCAAGAGGCCAAATATACTGCACTGGTCAGCTAACCTAatctaagtttatttttaaatgatcgaagcaaattaatttaaagtatGTTAGGGTGGAAAATAAAACATTCCTAAAGTGGCCAGCCATGTCTGTAAGGAGCTTTACTTCTACACCATGTGGTGTGTATCTAATCTCTTCATGCAGAATATGTGCTCTACAAAATCTGTGTAACAAAGTAACTCaaggtgaaaagaaaaaagttccaGTAGGTCGCATAAAGTACTCAGTTTCATGGTTTGTCCCAGTTAAACAAGTGCTTGGCAAAAAAGATACAACTGCCAGACCAAAGAACGTGGTATTCCATGGCCTACCATCCGAGCTTCGTCATTAACTTCCAGCAATATTTGTACTGAACTGAATTCATTGGTTTTCAGATATATACAAGCAACTTCATCTTTCAGTTAGACATAAAACGTAGACCAGGCTTGAGCTTTTGTACATGATTCTAATAATTGGCATGAGGTCCACAAGGAGAAATTTTTTGGCGTAGCGGTCAAATCATTGTATGATTTTACTAATgcacgtgttataatataacTGTGTGAATCAACAAATGGCTAAAGGAGGATCAAAATTGATCAATTGGAGAGTGGAAATAACACTCGAATAGTCACTTTccaatcaaagacaataccaaCTCCGTTGATATGCAATCTCTACGCCAATAATAATTGGTGAtaattctgcaaaaaaaaaaagttgcgaACACCAATGCATTGGCGAAAGCCACTAAGAAACTAACTATGGCAATCCCTGAAAACTCTTTCACATGCAACAGGATCATGATTTTCTTTAGACAAACCATCTATATTAAGTTAAATCCAAGTAAATCAAGGAGGAGATCAAATCACATGAAGAAGAATAGGTGCCTTACGAGGAATAGGTCGGAATCTCAGAGAAAAAATGATACGAGTGTTGAAACCTTGAaagtaacaaaaaaacaaactcGATGTACATTTAATAACACAAGTGATTTTCTAATACTACATAAATCATACTTGAAAACTGTCATTTCATCAATGAAGCGGAATCATTTGCGTCCCTCTATATCTCTCTACATTTACATGTGAGATATCATCAAGCACTCAAATgtatgggttttaattttgcGTCTATTTGATTAATTAGTGCGCAGATGCTAATTTCGACAGCACAGAAAATGGAAAATAGGGCAAATATATGCATGCAAAAACAATATTAGGTGTCAATTGAAGAAGATGGACCCTGTTGGAATATCAAGAGGACCTTTGACTTACAACACCCATTGGCCATTTTATCAATTGAAGAAGATGGACCCTGTTGTTTATTTCATGTTTATTCCAGCTAAAACTCTAATAGCTCTTATAGAGGAAAAACAAGCTTTACGAAAAAGATCAAATCAGGAAATCTTTCATCAGCACTAGCCTCTGCTGCGTTGGGTCTTCGAAAACCCATTTTGGAAATTtgaaactttatgaaaaaaatcaaataaagatgCATTGAAGCGATTgatagaaaaaattaaaaaaaataacataaaactctaTTTCTAGAGAgcaaaaaaaatcagttttccaaaaaaaaaaaaagagaagcaaaaaattcaaagaaaattgAAACCATTTTCACCTCTCAAAATAGTTCTTGAAGAAGAACCCCATAGGGTGGTGAGATCTTCCAGCTTTCAAAATGACACTAAGttgtaaaaattcaaaattttcaaggacGATCTTTTGAAGTTTTCTTGTgggtttgatttctgagatAATTTGGGGTTGCCTTGCCTAGAAGCAGATATTGGGTATAAGGCAGTGATTAGGTTCTGCAAGATTGAAGGCAGAGATTTTGGCTACTGTATTGTTGATAAATGGGTgtacaaattaatttacaaattgaATTGGTTTTGTGAGGGTAATTTAGgtagtaaatttgggtttaaagacaTGTAGTTTAATTAATACTAATATGAGTGTAAAAAGTAAGTTTGGTGTAGAAAGAAGTTACataagttcaaataaaatttctcataatATTATCACACATGTTTTTTgaactttaaaaataaagaacatGTGACATTTTTTATTAGACCAAGTAAAAAATTGAGTACATAAAATATTCACTAATGAGTACCTAAATATTATATTTCAGACAGTTTATTTATTGATTGGTTTTGTACAATAAGCACTGATTTGTTAGATGCATGATTTTACTCATTTCAAATTGAAAAAGCTATTAATTAGAATGATACCTAGTTGCGTCTTTCTAGTTGATCTGATACTTGGTTGTTCAATCACTAATTTTAATGTGTCACACACTAATGTTTTGTTTCTCTACGTGTTTTAATGTGGAGGGAAGTCGAAATCAGAATAATACCAATTCATTATATGCCTCCATCATAATAGAAGTATAAACTTCAGTCACACAATGTGATTTACGTTCGACTTATATAAATGACGAGTTTGACATAAATTTATTTGAATCAAATCATACAATAGACAGGTGCATTTCGTAGTTGGGCTTTTGAGCCCCATTTCAACTTGCGAGATCTTCAAATTGGACTATTAAAAGTCCATtgaccaaataattttggaccCACAAAGAAATGGGCACCAGCCAATCACAATGGTTGGTTGGTAAAAAAGCCAACACAGAGGCAGAGATGCCAAACTTGCACAGTAAAATCGGCAACAAAATCCAAATATGTACCTGAAAATTGGCAAAAATCTAAAGAAAACTGGGTCCTTCCATGATTGACACGTACGAGGTTACTGTTCTTATATTTCCAAATGACAGTTTTACCCTCGGACTAGCTCTTTTTGTTGCCGCTAACCACACTACTTTccaacataaataaattaaaaccccTCCTCAAATCTCAATGAGTACCGCCCGCCCAAATCGTAttctttagggtttttttttatttttatttttcatcacCTGCTACACTGTCCAAGTCCAAGACAAGAAGCACATGTCAAAGACTCAAATGGGCTCCGTTAATGGCAGGTTTTCCAGTTTTTCAGGTCGGTAAACTGCAAACTGGACAGCTCctgccttcttcttttttttatatatatattttttatgttcTTCAACTTCAACTCCAGTATTTTGGTTGCATTTCTGAACTGAAATTTGAGAAAACACAGAGGTGGTGGTGGTTCTAGAACCAGTGGCAGTAGGTAGACTTCTGAATTGGgtcaaagtttttatttttctgcacATTGTTGACCAAATCTGAATTAGGTTTGTTGAGATCACAAGAAATAGTGTGCCTGTTGCTTGTTGTGTTGCTTACTTCAAAGTATGAGTTGGGTTTGATCTGAATGCAAGCAAGGAATCTGATTTTCTTGGTTTTTACAAAAAGGTGAGAAAGTGTGGGGTGTTTGGTTTCTGAGAAAATCCTAGAATTTGATGTTGAATTTAGTATGCCACTACCCTAAAATGTCTTGGAATCAAGCTCAAATCAGGGAAAGGACTTTGCTTTCCTCTCCACCGTCATCATCCTCTGTGGGTAAAATTAGCCCATCAGTTCTTTTTATCATAATTGTTCTAGCTGTAATATTTTTCGTATCCGGAATCATCCACCTGCTTGTTAGATTTCTCACAAAGCATAGATCTTCATCCATATCTGAATCCAACAGATACCCAGAAATGTCTGGCTCTGAAGATTTCCAGAGACAATTACAGCAGCTCTTCCACCTTCACGATTCCGGCTTAGATCAAGCTTTCATTGATGCTCTCCCTGTGTTCCTTTACAAAGAGATTAAGGGTTTGAAAGAACCATTTGATTGTCCAGTTTGTCTCTGTGAGTTTTGTGAGAAGGATCAGCTGAGATTGCTCCCAGTTTGCAGTCATGCTTTTCACATTGATTGCATCGACACATGGTTGCTGTCTAATTCGACTTGCCCTCTTTGTAGAGGGACCCTCTACACGCCAGGGGTTGCTATCGAAAACCCGgttttcgattttgatgatcTGATCGAACAAGATGGTTCTTTGGGAAATGGAGGAAATGGGGTTGGTCAAAAGTCTGCAGAGAATGAGATTGTCGGTGAGAAGAAGTTGTTTTCTGTGAGACTTGGGAAATTTAGAAGCACAAATGAGGAGGCAGGTGGttgtggaggaggaggaggaggaggaggaggaggagagagagtagAGGGAGAAACCAGCAGCAGCAATTTGGATGCAAGGAGATGTTACTCCATGGGATCATACCAATATGTGGTTGCAGATTTGGAGTTGCAGGTGGCTTTGAGGCCCAAAAGGGCAGGTGATAGCGTGAGGCTTGTGAGAGGGAGAGGTGGACAAAATGGGAATTCTACTAATTACAGTGTTGGAGGTGGAGATGCTGAAGGGAAGAAAATTAACAGTGCAAGTAAAGGTGAAAGCTTTTCTGTATCCAAGATTTGGATGTGGCCCAAGAAGGGTAAATTTCCAAATTCTGCAGAAACCCATGTGGGTAATTCCTCTGTTACTGTGGGTTTGCCATGGACTGATAGGTCTCAGGGTACATGATGAACCTTCTCACTGTATATTTATCTTTCTTTTCCATATATCAATAATATctacttttacattttttttttccttcaaaaaacaagttttggcttttgcttttcttccaGAATTTCATGTCTTTACTGCCGTGCTGCTGCAGAAGCACTTTATCTTTTCAGTAAAATTCGATGCAGATGTCAGACTTTGAGAAATGCTTTTACTTTACCTTAAACTTTAGCCTTATATTCATTTTAGCATTTTCTTGTAGCACTTGTCACATAGGAAATATATACTCTCATCATGTGACGGGTGGAAGGGATATATTCCGATGACAGCCAGGTATTTCTCGTAACGTTGATAATGCATTGTAAAAATGTGAAACCCTACCTTCCAAGTTCCAATGCATTTGAAACAGTCCTTTCTTCCAAAGTATGGGGTCTTAATGTCTTACCAAACCATGCGATGTCTTTAtacacagaaaaagaaaaagggaaaagaagaagCAGAAGCCTTTTTACATGCATACTTGGTTTGTAGGAAATACAAGGGTTTCATATCAAAGTGTTGGTTTTTGGCTGCTTTGGGTGTCTCTAGAAtatatttcttttttccttcttttttggaaaattccattcttttctcttcttttgatCCAGCTGTGAAATCTTTTCGTAAGAAAGAAATATGGTTTGTTTATAAGTGTTTTTATAATGACTGAAACcgtttttataaattaaaaaaaaagatttggattctaaaagcacttcaagtgctttttcaaTATTCACTTACATTGTTATTAAGGATTTGTTCTAAagatattttcattaaaaacgttttcaatcattttataaaacactttcaaacgagCTAATAGATATAATAGTGATGGTGGGATCGTGAAAAGGGGTATGAGGGACTCTTGTGGTTTTGATGACTGATGGGGGTGCGCCGTGCTAGGATTGAAACGTTGACAAGAACAAGCGAACGGTGGGGTCATAAACTCATAACGTGCTAAGACGAGTTCACACTTATTCGTGGGTTGATTTTTGGCCGttcttggtttttgttttttacaaatATGAATAGTTAAGATCAACTTACACAGTTGCGATTGATCTTAATATTTTCTTGTGCCCTTTTATGAATCTAACAATGTGACCATCCTAGGGAAGTCTTGTACCATTAAACAATTTAGGCTTAACCATTGCTTGTTTTTTCCTAGGAAATATTTAATCTTTTAAAAATGTACATAGGATGAATTAGATAACTAAATGACTAGCACAATCCCATAACTTAGAATAATCTTAAATATCGTATTGTTGAAAAATGAGTTgagtttttttttggttaaacgatagattttgtttgaTTAGCAACCGACGAAGCTCGAATTCATCGTCATGTAAGAGCTCAACTCATTTCCATCATTGTGGTAAATGGCCACTTGCGGAAAATGAGCTGAGTTGGGTGAAAATGAATGaacttgtgattttttattattttggtaaacaaaGAGCTTGGGATTAATAAAATAGAATGCCTGATGTTAGGATAAACTCTTTTGTCCGAACACCAAACAAGaccaaaagagagagagagagaggagtcgAATAATGGCGCATGGGTGAGCCTCAAATTTGGAGGGGTGAGTCATGTGAGTTTTCGTAAGTGTGTACACTAAGAAACTGATGATCTAGACAACAGATACTAGAATTTCTCCGATATTAATAAAGGGTGGAGCACTTGAAGTGAGAGGGAACCACTTGATGTGAAGGTGGGATTGGTTAGAGATGATGACATTGTAGCCCCAAGTTGATGATTTTGATTTTGCATACTTTGTGATGTTGCAAAGCGCCACGAAACGGGCATAAAAAATGGAATATGATGGCGTCGGTTGTCGGTGATAATCTTTCTTGTGATGCCGATAATAACTACTCCACGACACGAGATACAAAGTCAACAGACATGAACAGATAAATAGGTGGCGTTTGACATTTATGGGGATTTGGGAGAATCCAAGGGATTAAGGCCCTTCCACTTCCATGTGTTTGGTTCTAAATATGCGATTGAATAATTGCTATGATTGCAATTTTGCTACGTTTACGTTACCTAATATCTATTAATTTGACCAACTTGTATTCAAAAGTTATGGTTACCAGGATTGTTTGAGTAAACAATGACACGTGCCGATGGGGCAACCAATAATCAATCTCACACTTCATTTTTTTCGGGGAGTATTTTATTTCGCCATCATAATTATAGTGTTTGTTCACTATATATCTAATCATCTGTCACGTATTTTTTTATCTAACTCTAAttaactttcacattaaatattattttctgaatttcaaaaatatttaacTAAGGTTAAATGAAAGAACACATGGTAAGTAATAGATGCATGGTGAACATACAACATAATTTATGATCCTGAGCAAAAAATGCTCCGTTGTCTTCTGCACAAGCTAAAAGCACCATTAGaacaccaaaaacactttaGTTTGGAAAAGCTTctttaaaaatcatttttgGTAAACATAGACAGAAGCACTTTTGAACTAAAAgagctttttattattttaaaagcacttctacgCAGACCATTTCAATATCACTACGGTATGTAACCCTGCATCTATCTCTTGTTACATAGCTTTACCAGCCAACTTAGGAAATCAACAACCAAAGAATGGTAATTATTCCTCTTGACAAtttaaatataaatgaaataa
It encodes the following:
- the LOC103451943 gene encoding transcription factor PAR2 — its product is MKTMKMRRRRQAVGGRGGGGRSMVQVKVKKLQMLIPGGRRLKADRLFLQTADYILQLRLQLNVLQALSKIYKL
- the LOC103451942 gene encoding RING-H2 finger protein ATL46-like isoform X1; the protein is MLNLVCHYPKMSWNQAQIRERTLLSSPPSSSSVGKISPSVLFIIIVLAVIFFVSGIIHLLVRFLTKHRSSSISESNRYPEMSGSEDFQRQLQQLFHLHDSGLDQAFIDALPVFLYKEIKGLKEPFDCPVCLCEFCEKDQLRLLPVCSHAFHIDCIDTWLLSNSTCPLCRGTLYTPGVAIENPVFDFDDLIEQDGSLGNGGNGVGQKSAENEIVGEKKLFSVRLGKFRSTNEEAGGCGGGGGGGGGGERVEGETSSSNLDARRCYSMGSYQYVVADLELQVALRPKRAGDSVRLVRGRGGQNGNSTNYSVGGGDAEGKKINSASKGESFSVSKIWMWPKKGKFPNSAETHVGNSSVTVGLPWTDRSQGT
- the LOC103451942 gene encoding RING-H2 finger protein ATL47-like isoform X2 — its product is MSGSEDFQRQLQQLFHLHDSGLDQAFIDALPVFLYKEIKGLKEPFDCPVCLCEFCEKDQLRLLPVCSHAFHIDCIDTWLLSNSTCPLCRGTLYTPGVAIENPVFDFDDLIEQDGSLGNGGNGVGQKSAENEIVGEKKLFSVRLGKFRSTNEEAGGCGGGGGGGGGGERVEGETSSSNLDARRCYSMGSYQYVVADLELQVALRPKRAGDSVRLVRGRGGQNGNSTNYSVGGGDAEGKKINSASKGESFSVSKIWMWPKKGKFPNSAETHVGNSSVTVGLPWTDRSQGT